A single region of the Brachypodium distachyon strain Bd21 chromosome 3, Brachypodium_distachyon_v3.0, whole genome shotgun sequence genome encodes:
- the LOC100833179 gene encoding putative callose synthase 8 isoform X3, producing MELEIVEVGPSSRPLRYVPAPAPQWRPPPPPPPLPPPPMTASSSAGNAEAGASGVPVAQQFDSEKLPQTLLEIRPFLRVANQIEAESPRVAYLCRFHAFEKAHMMDPRSTGRGVRQFKTALLQRLEQDEKSTLSKRKERNDAREIKSFYEKKKQANSHELVPVLGEVLKAVLIGTGLESLIAGEDFADKSGLFRYNIIPLHPRSSQQPIMLLQEIKVAVSAVFNVRSLPLANVNDEKTHMDIFRWLQSWFGFQKGNVANQREHLILLLANMHARLNSKSSSAPVLDDRVVDELLAKTFENYLTWCKFLRRKSNIWLPSVKQEIQQHKLLYIALYLLIWGEASNLRLMPECLCFIFHNMSYELYGVLSGAVSLITGEKVRPAYGGEGESFLNKVVTPIYAEISAEALKNKNGVSDHSTWRNYDDLNEFFWSADCFKLGWPMRLNNDFFFTSTKNKNSHQSEVQNPTMPHGSSSAQNIVNSEAPDQTQQQTTNDTSQQRWLGKTNFVEILIIMAWHGFESPLQLLDPNFFEDVLSIFITNAVLRVIQVILDIAFSWRTKGTMRFSQKLRFSIKLFLAVTWAIILPIFYSSSQNYACSHRRPKNFLGMFCLSNYMVVVAFYLASNVIGMALFFVPAVSSYIETSTWRICHVLSWWCQPQSYVGRGMHEGQVPLLKYTSFWTLLLSSKFLFSYYFEIKPLVEPTKEIMKVNVNKYEWHEFFPQVKSNAGAILAVWAPIILVYFMDTQIWYSVFCTIFGGMCGIVHHLGEIRTMGMVRSRFCTLPEVFNACLVPRSMPKEKKGILPSFLEKKIFKNLGKSERHDPTKFALVWNQIINSFRSEDLISNREMDLMTMPMSLEYSSRSIRWPLFLLAKKFSKAVDMAANFTGNSTQLFWRIKKDDYMFCAINDFYELTKSIFRFLIIGDVEKRVIAATFAEIEKSIQNSSLLVDFRMDHLPLLVDKIERLAELLYTNKQGLGYEVTILLQDIIDTLIQDMLVDAQSVLDQINSSETLISDDDGTFDYYKPELFASISSISKIRFPFPDTGPLKEQVKRLYLLLNTKEKVAEVPSNSEARRRISFFATSLFMDMPAAPKVRSMLSFSIVTPYFMEEVKFSEDELHSNQDDASILSYMQKIYPDEWAHFLERLGSKVTIEEIRYWASFRGQTLSRTVRGMMYYRKALRLQAFLDRTTDQELYKGPVVPERGQSKRNIHQSLSSELDALADMKFSYVISCQKFGEHKSNGDPHAQDIIELMSRYPALRVAYIEEKEIIVQNRPHKVYSSVLIKAENNLDQEIYRIKLPGPPIIGEGKPENQNHAIIFTRGEALQTIDMNQDNYLEEAYKMRNVLQEFVRHPRDQAPTILGLREHIFTGSVSSLAGFMSYQETSFVTIGQRFLADPLRVRFHYGHPDIFDRMFHLTRGGVSKASKTINLSEDVFAGYNSILRRGHITYNEYIQVGKGRDVGLNQISKFEAKVANGNSEQTLSRDIYRLGRRFDFFRMLSMYFTTVGFYFNSLISVVGIYVFLYGQLYLFLSGLQNALLIKAQAQNMKSLETALASQSFLQLGLLTGLPMVMELGLEKGFRAAFSDFILMQLQVASVFFTFSLGTKAHYYGRTILHGGAKYRPTGRKFVAFHASFTENYQLYSRSHFVKAFELVFLLIIYHIFRTSYGKVHVMVTYSTWFMAMTWLSAPFLFNPAGFAWHKIVDDWADWNRWMMNQGGIGVQPEKSWESWWNAENAHLRHSVLSSRILEVLLCLRFFIYQYGLVYHLKISHDNKNFLVYLLSWVVIIAIVGLVKLVNWASRGLSSKHQLIFRLIKLLIFLAVVISFILLSCLCKLSIMDLIICCLAFIPTGWGLLLIVQVLRPKIEYYAIWEPIQVIAHAYDYGMGSLLFFPIAVLAWMPVISAIQTRVLFNRAFSRQLQIQPFIIAKTKRR from the exons ATGGAGCTGGAGATCGTGGAGGTCGGGCCGTCGAGCCGGCCGCTGCGGTacgtgccggcgccggcgccgcagtggcggccgcctcctccgccgccgccgcttccgccccCGCCAATGACGGCGTCTTCAAGCGCGGGCAATGCGGAGGCGGGCGCCAGCGGGGTGCCGGTGGCGCAGCAGTTCGACAGCGAGAAGCTCCCGCAGACACTGCTGGAGATACGGCCGTTCCTGCGCGTCGCCAACCAGATCGAAGCCGAGTCCCCGCGCGTGGCCTACCTTT GTCGATTTCACGCGTTTGAAAAGGCTCATATGATGGATCCCCGTTCAACAGGGAGGGGTGTTCGGCAATTCAAAACTGCACTTCTTCAGAGGCTGGAGCAG GATGAGAAAAGCACATTGTCGaagaggaaagaaagaaacgatGCTCGAGAGATTAAATCATTCTATGAGAA GAAAAAGCAAGCTAATTCACACGAACTCGTGCCTGTCCTGGGAGAAGTTCTGAAGGCTGTTCTCATCGGGACTGGTTTGGAG AGCCTTATTGCTGGTGAAGATTTTGCAGACAAGTCAGGCCTTTTCCGATACAATATTATTCCTCTTCATCCTAGATCAAGTCAACAACCAATCATGCTTCTTCAAGAG ATCAAAGTTGCAGTGTCTGCGGTGTTTAACGTTCGAAGTCTTCCATTAGCTAACGTCAATGATGAAAAAACTCATATGGATATTTTTAGATGGCTGCAAAGTTGGTTTGGGTTCCAG AAAGGGAATGTTGCCAATCAAAGGGAGCATCTCATTCTTTTGCTTGCCAATATGCATGCTCGGTTGAATTCCAAGTCATCCTCTGCTCCAGTG CTTGATGACAGAGTAGTAGATGAATTATTAGCGAAAACATTCGAGAATTATCTGACCTGGTGCAAATTTTTGAGGAGAAAAAGCAACATATG GTTGCCCTCTGTGAAGCAGGAGATTCAACAGCATAAACTTCTGTACATAGCTCTTTATCTTCTTATATGGGGAGAAGCATCAAATTTACGACTTATGCCAGAATGCTTATGCTTCATCTTTCATAAT ATGTCATACGAGCTATATGGAGTTCTCTCAGGAGCTGTAAGCTTAATTACTGGAGAAAAAGTCAGACCTGCATatggaggagaaggcgaatCATTTCTTAACAAAGTAGTGACACCAATATATGCTGAGATATCTGCG GAAGCTCTAAAGAACAAGAACGGAGTATCTGATCATTCAACATGGAGAAACTATGATGACCTCAACGAATTCTTCTG GTCTGCTGACTGCTTCAAGCTTGGCTGGCCCATGCGCCTCAACAATGACTTCTTTTTTACATCaactaaaaacaaaaattctcATCAAAGTGAGGTACAAAATCCCACAATGCCTCATGGATCCTCGTCAGCACAAAATATTGTTAATTCAGAAGCACCTGACCAAACACAACAG CAGACTACAAATGACACATCTCAGCAGAGGTGGTTGGGGAAGACCAATTTTGTTGAG ATTCTGATAAtaatggcatggcatggattTGAAAGCCCTCTTCAGTTACTTGATCCAAATTTCTTTGAGGATGTCCTGAGTATTTTCATAACCAATGCAGTACTTCGAGTTATTCAAG TAATCCTTGATATTGCTTTCTCATGGAGAACCAAGGGAACAATGAGATTTAGCCAGAAATTAAGATTTTCCATAAAACTTTTTCTTGCTGTTACATGGGCGATCATTCTTCCCATATTTTATTCCAGTTCTCAGAATTATGCTTGTTCTCATAGACGTCCTAAAAACTTTCTGGGAATGTTCTGCCTGTCAAATTATATGGTGGTTGTGGCATTCTACCTTGCAAGCAATGTGATTGGGATGGCATTATTTTTTGTCCCAGCTGTAAGTAGCTATATAGAGACATCTACTTGGAGAATTTGCCATGTATTGTCTTGGTGGTGCCAG CCCCAATCATATGTTGGAAGAGGAATGCATGAAGGCCAAGTACCTTTACTAAA GTATACATCATTTTGGACGCTTCTTCTGTCAAGTAAATTCTTATTCAGCTACTACTTTGAG ATTAAGCCTCTTGTGGAACCTACAAAAGAAATCATGAAGGTCAATGTGAATAAATATGAGTGGCATGAATTCTTTCCACAAG TCAAGAGCAACGCTGGTGCAATTCTTGCAGTATGGGCCCCTATAATTCTC GTCTATTTCATGGACACACAAATTTGGTATTCCGTATTCTGTACCATATTCGGTGGTATGTGCGGTATTGTTCATCATCTTGGTGAG ATTCGCACAATGGGAATGGTTAGAAGTCGATTCTGTACCTTACCAGAAGTGTTCAATGCTTGCCTTGTTCCTCGCTCAATGccgaaagagaaaaaaggaatATTGCCTAGTTtcttggaaaagaaaatatttaag AATTTAGGTAAATCTGAAAGACATGACCCAACAAAGTTTGCTCTTGTTTGGAACCAGATAATAAATAGCTTCCGCTCAGAGGATTTAATAAGCAATAG AGAGATGGATTTGATGACAATGCCGATGTCACTGGAGTATAGTTCTCGTTCTATTCGCTGGCCCTTGTTTTTACTTGCCAAAAAG TTTTCAAAAGCAGTTGATATGGCAGCAAATTTTACTGGAAATAGTACACAACTATTCTGGAGAATTAAGAAGGATGATTACATGTTTTGTGCAATCAACGATTTCTATGAATTGACAAAAAGTATTTTCAGATTTCTCATTATTGGTGATGTAGAGAAAAG GGTGATAGCTGCCACATTTGCTGAAATTGAAAAGAGTATTCAGAACTCAAGTTTATTGGTCGATTTTAGGATGGATCATTTGCCTTTACTGGTTGACAAAATTGAGCGGTTAGCTGAGCTTCTG TATACGAACAAACAAGGCCTTGGGTATGAGGTGACAATTTTACTCCAAGATATCATTGATACCCTGATCCAAGATATGCTTGTGGATGCTCAAAG TGTATTGGATCAGATTAATTCTTCTGAGACACTGATCTCCGATGATGATGGAACATTTGATTACTACAAACCAGAGCTCTTTGCGTCAATCAGCTCAATATCAAAAATCCGTTTTCCATTTCCTGATACTGGTCCACTGAAGGAGCAG GTTAAACGTCTGTACCTACTGCTtaacacaaaagaaaaggttgcCGAAGTACCATCAAATTCAGAGGCTCGGCGACGCATTTCATTTTTTGCCACCTCTCTTTTCATGGATATGCCGGCTGCTCCCAAAGTCCGCAGTATGTTGTCATTTAG CATAGTAACTCCCTACTTCATGGAGGAAGTAAAGTTTTCGGAGGACGAGCTTCATTCAAATCAAGACGATGCATCCATCCTTTCCTACATGCAAAAGATATATCCAG ATGAATGGGCACATTTTTTGGAACGGCTTGGTTCAAAGGTAACAATTGAAGAAATCAGATACTGGGCTTCTTTCCGTGGTCAAACACTAAGTCGAACTG TACGGGGCATGATGTATTACAGAAAGGCATTGAGACTACAAGCTTTCTTAGACAGGACAACTGACCAAG AATTATACAAAGGACCTGTGGTGCCTGAAAGAGGACAAAGTAAGAGAAACATCCACCAGTCATTATCATCTGAACTAGATGCGCTTGCGGATATGAAATTTTCATATGTCATCTCATGCCAAAAGTTTGGGGAACATAAATCTAATGGTGATCCCCATGCTCAAGACATTATTGAGCTGATGTCAAG GTATCCAGCTCTTCGTGTTGCCTACATTGAAGAGAAGGAAATTATAGTACAAAATAGGCCTCACAAGGTTTATTCTTCAGTTTTAATAAAAGCAGAAAATAATTTAGACCAG GAGATTTACCGTATAAAGCTGCCTGGCCCACCCATCATTGGAGAAGGGAAGCCTGAAAATCAAAACCATGCAATTATATTCACCCGTGGAGAAGCTCTACAAACAATTGACATGAATCAA GACAACTATCTGGAAGAAGCTTACAAAATGAGAAATGTCCTTCAAGAGTTTGTTAGGCATCCTAGGGACCAAGCTCCAACCATCCTTGGGCTTCGAGAACATATCTTCACAGGAAG TGTTTCATCGCTTGCTGGATTCATGTCATATCAAGAGACAAGCTTTGTTACAATTGGACAGAGGTTCCTTGCAGACCCCCTTAG GGTACGGTTTCACTATGGTCATCCAGACATTTTTGATCGGATGTTTCATTTAACCAGAGGTGGTGTAAGCAAAGCATCTAAAACTATAAACTTAAGTGAGGACGTCTTTGCTG GGTATAATTCCATATTGCGACGCGGACATATAACTTATAACGAGTACATTCAAGTTGGCAAAGGGCGTGATGTTGGTCTTAATCAGATATCTAAATTTGAAGCTAAAGTTGCAAACGGCAATAGTGAACAAACACTTAGCCGAGATATCTACCGGCTGGGGAGgcgatttgatttttttaggaTGCTTTCAATGTATTTCACAACAGTGGGGTTTTACTTCAACAGCCTA ATATCAGTTGTAGGAATTTACGTTTTCCTATATGGACAACTGTACTTGTTTCTTAGTGGACTACAGAATGCTCTGTTGATTAAAGCTCAGGCTCAGAATATGAAGTCCTTAGAAACTGCACTTGCATCTCAATCTTTTCTCCAGCTGGGACTGCTTACAGGATTACCTATGGTGATGGAGTTAGGATTGGAGAAAGGTTTCCGAGCAGCTTTCAGTGATTTCATTCTCATGCAACTACAGGTTGCTTCAGTTTTTTTCACTTTCTCTCTTGGAACAAAAGCACACTATTATGGACGTACTATTCTTCATGGTGGTGCTAAATATCGACCAACAGGGCGTAAATTTGTAGCTTTCCACGCAAGCTTTACAGAGAACTATCAGTTGTACTCCCGGAGTCACTTTGTCAAAGCATTTGAGTTGGTATTTCTTTTGATAATCTATCATATCTTTAGAACATCCTATGGGAAGGTTCATGTGATGGTCACATATTCGACATGGTTTATGGCAATGACTTGGCTGTCcgctccttttcttttcaatccTGCTGGTTTTGCTTGGCATAAGATTGTTGACGACTGGGCAGACTGGAATAGATGGATGATGAACCAAGGGGGAATAGGAGTGCAACCGGAGAAGAGCTGGGAATCGTGGTGGAATGCTGAGAATGCACATCTCCGTCACTCGGTGCTGAGTTCTAGGATTCTTGAAGTATTGCTCTGTTTACGCTTCTTTATTTATCAGTATGGACTTGTCTACCATCTCAAGATATCTCATGACAACAAAAATTTCCTTGTCTATTTGCTTTCGTGGGTTGTAATAATTGCCATTGTTGGGTTGGTCAAG CTTGTTAATTGGGCTAGTCGTGGGTTGAGCTCAAAGCACCAACTCATCTTCAGGCTCATAAAATTGTTGATATTCCTGGCAGTGGTGATTTCCTTTATCCTTCTCTCTTGCCTCTGCAAACTATCCATCATGGATTTGATCATCTGTTGCCTTGCATTCATCCCAACTGGTTGGGGCCTCCTCCTT ATTGTTCAGGTTCTGAGACCAAAGATAGAATACTATGCGATATGGGAGCCTATTCAGGTCATTGCTCATGCTTATGACTACGGAATGGGTTCTCTGCTCTTTTTCCCAATTGCTGTACTAGCATGGATGCCTGTGATCTCAGCCATCCAAACTCGAGTTCTTTTCAACAGGGCATTTTCGCGGCAACTGCAGATACAACCTTTTATTATTGCCAAAActaaacggaggtag